The region GATTATAAATCATCTTTTCAGAAGAGGCGCAAATGTCATCTATGAGAAGGTCTCTGAAATCCATGTATCGGGCCATGCCTCGAAAGAAGAACTGAAGCTCATGCTTAACCTCGTAAAACCAAGATACTTTATGCCTGTTCATGGCGAATACCGTCATCTTGTTTATCACTGCCATCTTGCCCTTAAACAGGGGATTCCAAAAGAAAATATCTTTGTAGTTGAAAACGGAGATATACTTGAGATATCCAAAGAAGGTGCAGTAAAAAACGGAAAGGTGGACTCAGGCAGGGTCTACATAGATGGAAAAGGCTTAGGCGATGTAAGGGAGATGGTACTAAGGGATAGGCTAAGACTTGCTCATGACGGCATCGTCCTTATACTTATAGCAGTAGAGAAACTCACAGGCAGGATAGTCTCCGGGCCCGACATAATCTCAAGGGGCTTTATATTCGAGGATGTCTCTGAGGAGATAATAAACAATGTGAAAGAGGCAGTCTTAATTACGATTAAAGAGCTCGATAAAGAGGTAATATCGGATTCCACATTGCTAAAGGCAAAACTAAGAAGCATGCTAAAAAAATACATTCGCAACACCATGGAAAGAAGCCCCATGATTCTGCCGATTATATTTGAGGTGTAGTAGAGGAACTGCTTGAATGAAAGAAAAAAATAAAGAGCCTGAAAAACCATTATTTAAACAGCTCCTTAAGGCAAGCACAGTTGGGCTTACCCTTGTCATATCCACATTCGTTGGTCTTGCGATTGGCTGGTTACTGGACTATAAGCTCTTCAAGGGTAAGACAGCACCTTATCTTACGATAATATTTCTTATCTTAGGCATAATCACAGGCTTCAAAGACCTTATAAGAATGGCAAGGGAAGGAAATGGAGATAATAAAAAGAATCCATAAGCAGGTAGTCATTGTGGTTTTTTTCGTTGCAATAGGCTCTTTACTGATAGAGCCAAAGAAACTTCCTTTAAGCATAATCTTAGGAGGGCTTTTAGGGATTTTAAACCTCAAGGTGCTTTCGTGGGGTATAGAAAGCCTTCTACATACTCAAAAGGCAACAACAAAGCTCATATTCCTGACTATCATCAGGCTGAGTATCCTTGCCTCTGTTATCACTTCGCTTGCAATATTAAGGCTCATAAACCTTTTTGGAATACTTATCGGATTTAGCATCGTGTTTGCAATTCTTCTTAAAGAGGGACTTAGAATCTCAAAAGAGCAATAAAGCTTCCTGACCCACAAACCCCAGTTACTTTTCTTCATGCCCATTTCTGCCTCTAAAAGTTAGTGCCCTTAAAAATGTACCTGTCCCTATTGTTCTTTTATTTGTTCTTTCAATCTACAAGCATCTCTCTTATAATGTCTTTAATCTGAAGAATCGCCTTTCCGCTTAAAACTCCAAGTTTCTTAACCAGCCTCTGTTTGTCAACCGTTCTAATCTGGTCAAGCACTACCCAGCTTTCCTTGCCCTGAAATGTAGTTTTCACCCTTGAAGGGTATGTATGGGATTTTGTTGTCATTGGCGCTATGATGACTGTCTGGATATGTTTGTTCATCTCATCAGGAGATATCACAACGCAGGGACGGGTTTTCTTTATTTCATGTCCGATAGTTGGCTCAAGACAGATGAGATAAACCTCATACTGCCTTATTTCCACTCAAGGGCCTCCAGCTCCTCAACCCCTTCATCAAGCAAAAGGGCATCTTCCCTTTTTTTGTGCATCCTACTGAAAGCCTTCTCCCATCCCTGACGCGGATAGGACCTTACAGGCATTATTATAAGCCTTCTCCCCTCTCTTTCCATCTCCACTTTGTCTTCAATATTGCATTCCTTAAGCATTACCTTGGGTATCCTTATGCCCCTTGAATTTCCTACAGGCACGATATTTGTCTTCATGTTTAAACCTCCAAAAAGATATATGTAATTATAATGTAATTACTGAGATGAAAGCAATACAGACATTTCAAGGGGAAATATGGGAAGTAGGGATTACATCACTCCGTTAAAAAAGTTACCTAATTACTGAGCATGTACAACCGTCCCCTTTTTTTCTTTTTCTAAAATAGTATTTGAGATATTTTTCTAAATTGTCCATAGATTTTATTCCAAATTGCTTTTACCGATATTACATCTTGAACAAAGCGTTTCCAAATTTTCAAGTACTGTTTCGCCACCATTTGCCCAAGCTGTTTTATGGTCAACCTGAAGAACTATTTTCGGGTCGGTCGCCGGTGACCCTCCGCATTTCTTACATCTAAAATTATCCCGCCTCATCACAATAAAACGTAGACGCCAATTTATTTTTCGTTTAGTTTTGTGCTTTGTAGATGGTTCTATTTCTAATTTTTGAATTGCTTCTTCAGATGAAATATTTTCTTCGTTATTAATATAAGCGACGAACTTTTCTAATGCTTCTCGCCAGGTACCAAAGCGATATCCGTAAGTTCCGGCACTATATTTTGAGAGTGGTTTGTGAAATTCGTCATATCGTGGTTGTCGTCCCAGCTTTATCCAAACTTCCTCCAAATTTTGAAAAAGTTCTTCTTCGGGAATGTTAAGTTGACTTCTTGTTCTGCTCAAACCTGCATTTTCAAGGGCTTTAAACCAACTACCGCCGAACCGCCGCGATAATGTCGTGCTGTAATAAGTTCCACGCTCATTATATTCGTCAATTGTTGGACTTTTTTCCAAATCATTCGCTACACGTTTTAAATCGGCGATTAGTTCTTCGTCTGAAGTATTGCGATGATATTCTTCTAGTTCAAATTTCATAGTTTATCTTAAGCAGACCCCTTACTGTCTTATTTTATGCAAAGGTTAATCGCCCTTTTGGCTCAGGAACAGGGTCTCCAAACTCTCTGGCTGTATCAAGCCATAATTGAATTGCTTCTTTGGCATTTTTTAATGCATCTTCCGGAGTCTCTCCATGTGCCATACATCCCGGAAGCTCAGGCACCTCTGCTATAAAAGCCTCATCTTCTTTACTCCAATAAATTATAATCTCATACTTATACATTAATATCTCCTCTAACCCGCATTTCAAATCCAAGGTTTTTCAGCAAATCGCAGAGCTCATCAAAATGAATATTTGCATCGGCAGTTCCACGCAGAATTTTAAGCAGAAGCTTTTCATGTTTGCTCATTGCCATTATCTTAAGCAGGCGCAGGCTGAGGTTCAAGGCTGATGCTACGGATGACAAAACAGCTTATTTGAACAAAATGAAGATAATTCAAGCACTTAGGGAATTGAACTTGAACCTATAAAAAAAGGAGATGGCAACGATTTTTGAAAGGGTGGAATCAGAGAGGGTTAAGGCAGGAGATAAAGAGATTGCTACTACCTGTGATATAATCCCTTTATGCTAACACTGTCCGATATTAAATCCGCCAGTCAAGCCATAAAGCCTTATATATATAAGACCCCACTTATATACTCGGATTCCTTAAGCAAAAGGCTTGGCGCAGATGTTTATCTTAAATGTGAAAACCTCCAGAGAACAGGCTCTTTTAAGGTAAGGGGTGCATTCAATAAGATTATAGGAATTGCAAAGGGTGCAAAAAAAACACTGAAGGGTGTTATAACTGCCTCTATGGGAAACCATGCACAGGGTGTTGCTTATGCGGCATCTACAGTCGGAGTCAAAGCAAAGGTAGTTATGCCAAAAGGTGTATCCATCGTAAAGGAAGAGGCTGTAAGGTCATACGGTGCAGAGGTCGTTCTTTATGGAGAAAACCTTAAAGATGCCCTTAGTTATGCAAATGCACAAAAAGACTACACCTTCATTCATCCCTATGATGACGAAGATATAATCTCAGGTCAGGGAAGTATTGGCATAGAGATATCGGATGAGATGGATAACATAGATTTTGCGTTAGTGCCAGTAGGAGGAGGAGGACTCATCTCAGGGGTTGCAGTAGCCCTCAAGTCCATTTTGCCTCACACATTGGTTATAGGCATTCAAACAGAGTCCGCAACATCTGCACTAAGCTCATTCAGGAAAAAGAAACTCATAGAGAGTGTTCCTCTTCCAACATTGGCAGATGGAATAGCAGTAGGAAGGGTAGGAAAACTACCGCTTAAGATTATGCAGAGGTTTGTAGATGACATGGTCTTTGTCCATGAGGGCTCGATAGCAAAGGCAATACTTCTTTTCCTTGAAAGAAAAAAGCTCGTTGTCGAAGGAGCAGGTGCGGTGCCACTTGCCTACTGTCTCGAAGATGGCAACAGGTTTAAGGGGAAACGCATCGTCTTACTTATAAGCGGAGGTAATATAGATTTTACACTTATAGACAGGATAATCCATAGAGGGCTTATCGAAAGCAGAAGAATCGGGATTTTCGAGGTAGTTATCAGCGACACACCCGGCTCTCTTCATGCAGTTACAGGCATTATCTCAGCAGAAAGAGGCAATATCCTGAATGTCATTCATAACAGGCTTTCAGGAGATATCCCTATTGGAAAGACAAAGGTTCAGTTCACAGTAGAGCTTAAAAACAAAGAGCATCTCGATAAGATTATATCTGCCCTTAAATCAAAAGGGATAAGTGCAGTTGAAATTTGAGGCTGTCGAAAAACTCTATCTATGATTCCTCAACAGGCGTTACCACTGCCATGACAACAAGCCTCTCACCCTTGTCTGCCATAAAGCCATGATGCACCATTGGCTCACAGAGTATGCAGGTCTTCTCCTCAGCCTCAATTGTCTCATCTCCTACAATAAATGTCCCTTTTCCGCTAACGCAGTACATAAGCAGCCTTAAAGGTGCTTTATGAGGCTCAAGCCTCTGCCCTTTTTCCAAACACATAAGGGCAATCCGCATCTCAGGCTTATCTGAAAGCATCTCCCGAAAAATCCTGTCAGGATAAAACTTAATCAGTTTTTTGAGGTCAAGGACTTCCATAAAAACCTCCTTTTAAGAAAGGATAACAGAAAACAAGGGGCTTGACACTGTTTTAAATTATATTTTGAGACTGCTGAAAAATACCGCTAACTTCCCTTTTTTTCGTCATTCCTGCGAAACAGGGAACCCAGCGTAAGGCGCATAACACCTTGAAAATAGTTGTGTCATTTTGACACAACTATTGTTGAAATGATTCTAAAATCCGTGTTAGGCTAAAATATGCGTAAATACATACTTACTCGTCGCTTCGAGAAATCACTAACTGACCTGCCTGCTGATATTGCCCGACTCTTTGAAAAGAAATTAGGATTGTTCCTTGAAGACATATTTCATCCATCTTTCAGGGCAAAGAAAATAGCAGGTACCAAAAACCCTGATATATGGGAGGCATCGTTGACAATGGATTATCGTTTTACTTTTCAGATAGATAAGGACGGAGTGCTCATCTTTAGGAACATAGGCAAGCACTCTATTTTAGAGAGAAAGAAGGTTTAACCGCTTTTTCTTTTTGCCTTTTTAAGCTCTTTCCGTCGTTTTCTTAGATAAGCAATTCCTTCCTCTGCGGATGTAAAGACCTTTGAGAGCCTGCCTTTTTTGATGTCTTCTTCTGCTTCCCTTTCAGCCTCCTGCCATTCCTTTTCCCAGAACCATGCTTGGTCAGCATCTATGAGCTTTTTTGCCTTAACAACGACACTGCCTTCCACAAAATCAAAGTCCAGATAATCTCCTGCTGAGATTTTCAGTTTCTCCATGACCTTCTTTGGGACCCTTACCTGACCCCCAGGACTTATCTTTACTACAGTAGCCATATGTTTATATTACACTTTTAAACATATGATGTCAAGAAGATGAAATGCTTCACTTGAACTGTTTCATATAGACAATTTCCGAATACATATGATATAAGGTATAGGCTTGGTCAGAGACCGAGGAATGACAAGGGGAAAGGCAAATATGGGAAATACGAGATTGCTTGTATGATAAAAAGGAGGCATGATGATAACTCTTAATATTGGCAATATGATGTCTGAGATTATGGGTGAAAAAGGATTATCCGAAAGACAAATAGAGGATATAAAAGACAGAGCCCTTTCTGCTCATAAAGAGATAATCTCGAGGGAAAGGGCGGGTCTTGGATTTATCGACCTTATAGATGAGGACACATCTCGAAGTATCGGGATTAAAAAGCTTTCTACTAAGATTACAGAGTCCTCCGATGCCTTCCTCATTTTAGGTATAGGTGGCTCTGCATTAGGTCCAAAATGCATCCTCGAGGCATTAAGTCCAATGCATAACCTCAGGAAAACCCCAAGGGTTTTTATTTACGATAATGTAGACCCAATAACGCTTCATAACATCCTGTCGGTTATAGACCTTAAAAAAACCACAGTGAATGTCATAACCAAGTCTGGCTCGACCTCTGAGACAATGGCATCTTTCATGATTCTTTTTGAAAAACTAAAAGGCTATGAGAAAAACTTTATAGCAACCACAGACCCTGAGAAAGGAAGCCTGAAAAAGATAGCATCTAAGAAGGGGTTCGAGACCCTTCATATCCCTCATCAAGTTGGCGGAAGGTATTCTGTTTTAAGCCCTGTTGGTTTGCTCCTCACAGAGGTCATTTCAGCAGGCTCATCGGATGAGCTTCTAAGAGGTGCAAGGGAGATGAAGGACAGATGCTCCACCCATGAGTTATGGGAAAACCCTGCCTATTTATTTGGTGTTTTGCTTTATCTCATGGACAAGGTTAAAGGCAGAAGGATAAATGTCCTCATGCCTTATTCGGACAGGCTCAAGAATGTTTCCGAATGGTTTTCACAGCTCTGGGCAGAAAGCCTTGGAAAGCAGGGCATCGGACTTACCCCTTATCCATCTTTAGGTGTAACTGACCAGCACTCACAGCTTCAGCTATGGATGCAAGGACCAGAGGACAAGGTCATCATATTCATAAAGGTCTTAGAGCATGGTAAAGACATAAGGATTCCCAATATCTTCAAGGACACTGAAACAGGCTATCTCGGAGGTAAAAGCCTATCTCTGCTTATGAATGCAGAAGAGGAATCCACAGAGCTCTGCCTTCAAAAGGCAGGAAAGCCGAATATGACACTCACACTTCCTGCCATAAATGCCTATTACTTAGGACAGCTTTTTTATTTCTTTGAGATTGCCACTACATTTACAGGTCTCCTTTATGGCATAAACCCCTTTGACCAGCCTGCTGTCGAGGAGGGTAAAAACTTCACTTACGGCATGATGGGAAAAAAGGGGTTTGAAACAAAAAAGAAAGAGGTCGAGGCTCAAAGACAGAGAAAGTCTTGCTGGGAGGTCTAAAGGAGTTTCTTTTCATCTATTCCGCTTATGAGAATCTCTCTTTTTTCCTTTGAAAGAATCTTTATGGATACCTTTATTACATCCTCTACATGGGAGAGTTTCTCTGCCCACTCTATGACAGCTATACCGTTTCCTCCGATGAGTTCATAGATGCCTGTTTCTTCTATGTCTTTTGCGTTTTCAAGTCTGTAGAGGTCAATGTGATAAAAGGGCATATCCTTTGCTTTATGCTCTCCTACTATGATAAAGCTCGAGCTTGAAATCTCTCTTTCAGGTATTCCAATGGCAGTTCCTATGCCTTTTATGAATGTTGTTTTTCCAGAGCCTAACTCTCCGTAAAGGCATACGGTATCTCCTGATTTAAGAAGTTTTCCAAGCCTTCTACCGATGTTTTTCGTATCTCCTTCTTTATTACTTACGACCTTCAACTCCGAATCCCTATAAATCCGCCCTGTCTTCCCGTAGTGCCTTTGGTCTTTCTATAAGAGTAAAACCTTTCGGATGAGCAATATGTGCACTCATCGGACATCCAGATGTTTTCCTTAGAGATTCCCATAGACATTGCCTGATACATATTAGCATATGATAAATCAAGACGATTCGCACCATTTCTCTGAGTATAATAGTCTCCCTTACCTGTTTCCTTTATGACGGCTTGAAGGACATCCAATCCAACCTTATAACAGCACCCTCTTATGGCAGGGCCAATTGCCATGAGGATATTGTCGGATTTAGAGGAATTAAGCATCTTCCTCAGGGTTTTCTTTAGTATGCCCTTTACAGTTCCTCTCCAGCCTGCATGAACAGCTGCAATTAGATTACTGTCTCTACTATAGATGAGTATTGGCACACAGTCTGCGGTCTGAATGCCAATAAGCACATCTTTTCTTCCTGTTATTACTGCATCGGCTACCTGTGGTGTCATATCCATCTTTAGCTCAATTACTTTGCCTGTGTGGAGTTGTTTTGGAAAATAAATATTATCTTTGCTGACAGAGGCAATCTCGGCAATCCTTCCTATATGGGCACCCGGGGATTTGCCTGTAAAGAATGCCTTAACACCTTTACCAAATATCTCAGGATATATGATATAGTCAATCGGCATAAACTATTTTACCTTAAGAGTGTGTTTTCTGATGCACTTTTATATCATCAAAAAAATCGTTGCCATCTCCCTTTTTTATAGGTTCAAGTTCAATTCCCTAAGTGCTTGAATTATCTTCATTTTTATCGTTAGAGCGTTCAATCTTTTTCATTTTGTTCAAATTGCCGCCTTTTTCATCAGCCTCGATAAGCCTTGCCTTATCCATGAGTATTGCAGAGGCAATAGCCTTGCACTCAGCCTTTTTCATCAGAAATCTTTTTGCTCATATGTCGCCTGTCATAGCTTAAATCAAAAGGGGATGAAGCAGTCAAGATGAAGTATTTCACCTGAAATGTTTCACCTGAAATGTTTCACTATGTCCATTTCCACATCCCGTCATTCCTGCTTGTCAGGAATCCATCCGTTTTAAACTGTCATTCTGAACTCGTTTCAGAATCTCATTCTGTCTTTGCCTCTGAATTTATTTCAGGGTCTCAAAGGATTTCTGTTATAATCCTTTACTATGTCTAATCTCATAGAATCTCTGCCTGAGAAATTAAAATCAGGGCTGAGCTTCTACACTGGTTATGCACCAATCAAAATGCCAAAGCCTCTATCTCAAATAAAGGCATTCAAATCACAGGTGCAAAGATTGAAGGAATACTTGATTTTCAGTCACTCAACCTGCCTTTTATCTTTGGATTGTTTAGATGCTCTATGGAAGATGTCATATTGCGG is a window of Nitrospirota bacterium DNA encoding:
- a CDS encoding glucose-6-phosphate isomerase; this encodes MMITLNIGNMMSEIMGEKGLSERQIEDIKDRALSAHKEIISRERAGLGFIDLIDEDTSRSIGIKKLSTKITESSDAFLILGIGGSALGPKCILEALSPMHNLRKTPRVFIYDNVDPITLHNILSVIDLKKTTVNVITKSGSTSETMASFMILFEKLKGYEKNFIATTDPEKGSLKKIASKKGFETLHIPHQVGGRYSVLSPVGLLLTEVISAGSSDELLRGAREMKDRCSTHELWENPAYLFGVLLYLMDKVKGRRINVLMPYSDRLKNVSEWFSQLWAESLGKQGIGLTPYPSLGVTDQHSQLQLWMQGPEDKVIIFIKVLEHGKDIRIPNIFKDTETGYLGGKSLSLLMNAEEESTELCLQKAGKPNMTLTLPAINAYYLGQLFYFFEIATTFTGLLYGINPFDQPAVEEGKNFTYGMMGKKGFETKKKEVEAQRQRKSCWEV
- a CDS encoding cupin domain-containing protein, which produces MEVLDLKKLIKFYPDRIFREMLSDKPEMRIALMCLEKGQRLEPHKAPLRLLMYCVSGKGTFIVGDETIEAEEKTCILCEPMVHHGFMADKGERLVVMAVVTPVEES
- a CDS encoding cytotoxin, which gives rise to MRKYILTRRFEKSLTDLPADIARLFEKKLGLFLEDIFHPSFRAKKIAGTKNPDIWEASLTMDYRFTFQIDKDGVLIFRNIGKHSILERKKV
- the pgeF gene encoding peptidoglycan editing factor PgeF, with the protein product MPIDYIIYPEIFGKGVKAFFTGKSPGAHIGRIAEIASVSKDNIYFPKQLHTGKVIELKMDMTPQVADAVITGRKDVLIGIQTADCVPILIYSRDSNLIAAVHAGWRGTVKGILKKTLRKMLNSSKSDNILMAIGPAIRGCCYKVGLDVLQAVIKETGKGDYYTQRNGANRLDLSYANMYQAMSMGISKENIWMSDECTYCSSERFYSYRKTKGTTGRQGGFIGIRS
- a CDS encoding AbrB/MazE/SpoVT family DNA-binding domain-containing protein, yielding MATVVKISPGGQVRVPKKVMEKLKISAGDYLDFDFVEGSVVVKAKKLIDADQAWFWEKEWQEAEREAEEDIKKGRLSKVFTSAEEGIAYLRKRRKELKKAKRKSG
- a CDS encoding HNH endonuclease, with the translated sequence MKFELEEYHRNTSDEELIADLKRVANDLEKSPTIDEYNERGTYYSTTLSRRFGGSWFKALENAGLSRTRSQLNIPEEELFQNLEEVWIKLGRQPRYDEFHKPLSKYSAGTYGYRFGTWREALEKFVAYINNEENISSEEAIQKLEIEPSTKHKTKRKINWRLRFIVMRRDNFRCKKCGGSPATDPKIVLQVDHKTAWANGGETVLENLETLCSRCNIGKSNLE
- a CDS encoding type II toxin-antitoxin system PemK/MazF family toxin, whose amino-acid sequence is MEIRQYEVYLICLEPTIGHEIKKTRPCVVISPDEMNKHIQTVIIAPMTTKSHTYPSRVKTTFQGKESWVVLDQIRTVDKQRLVKKLGVLSGKAILQIKDIIREMLVD
- a CDS encoding type II toxin-antitoxin system HicB family antitoxin, encoding MYKYEIIIYWSKEDEAFIAEVPELPGCMAHGETPEDALKNAKEAIQLWLDTAREFGDPVPEPKGRLTFA
- a CDS encoding threonine ammonia-lyase translates to MLTLSDIKSASQAIKPYIYKTPLIYSDSLSKRLGADVYLKCENLQRTGSFKVRGAFNKIIGIAKGAKKTLKGVITASMGNHAQGVAYAASTVGVKAKVVMPKGVSIVKEEAVRSYGAEVVLYGENLKDALSYANAQKDYTFIHPYDDEDIISGQGSIGIEISDEMDNIDFALVPVGGGGLISGVAVALKSILPHTLVIGIQTESATSALSSFRKKKLIESVPLPTLADGIAVGRVGKLPLKIMQRFVDDMVFVHEGSIAKAILLFLERKKLVVEGAGAVPLAYCLEDGNRFKGKRIVLLISGGNIDFTLIDRIIHRGLIESRRIGIFEVVISDTPGSLHAVTGIISAERGNILNVIHNRLSGDIPIGKTKVQFTVELKNKEHLDKIISALKSKGISAVEI
- a CDS encoding type II toxin-antitoxin system HicA family toxin, coding for MSKHEKLLLKILRGTADANIHFDELCDLLKNLGFEMRVRGDINV
- a CDS encoding ATP synthase subunit I; translation: MEIIKRIHKQVVIVVFFVAIGSLLIEPKKLPLSIILGGLLGILNLKVLSWGIESLLHTQKATTKLIFLTIIRLSILASVITSLAILRLINLFGILIGFSIVFAILLKEGLRISKEQ
- a CDS encoding AbrB/MazE/SpoVT family DNA-binding domain-containing protein — encoded protein: MKTNIVPVGNSRGIRIPKVMLKECNIEDKVEMEREGRRLIIMPVRSYPRQGWEKAFSRMHKKREDALLLDEGVEELEALEWK
- the tsaE gene encoding tRNA (adenosine(37)-N6)-threonylcarbamoyltransferase complex ATPase subunit type 1 TsaE is translated as MKVVSNKEGDTKNIGRRLGKLLKSGDTVCLYGELGSGKTTFIKGIGTAIGIPEREISSSSFIIVGEHKAKDMPFYHIDLYRLENAKDIEETGIYELIGGNGIAVIEWAEKLSHVEDVIKVSIKILSKEKREILISGIDEKKLL
- a CDS encoding AtpZ/AtpI family protein is translated as MKEKNKEPEKPLFKQLLKASTVGLTLVISTFVGLAIGWLLDYKLFKGKTAPYLTIIFLILGIITGFKDLIRMAREGNGDNKKNP